A DNA window from Impatiens glandulifera chromosome 7, dImpGla2.1, whole genome shotgun sequence contains the following coding sequences:
- the LOC124909687 gene encoding uncharacterized protein LOC124909687 — MIEEKHTCPRILLFIASRSNTNTSQEVSNALFKCNVFNKIHESEEEKTNYCGDEFEEMGDYIYDDLFEVDGRKRKNEDGTPKQTLKRRKPIKRTTIKRTEKSFSDESSEDNSRSTTRESSHVPSATNPQKKEDSSPTRQDKFDDKFDNPVTKAQNDDKFDELTKDVKELTRDVKELKTEMKVVKEDQRVMFNHIIQLLGEIKQQKNDVAADDDLVEKDLEINKDVADENDDNDVADGLEMINNDDVGLEDAAVDGLEMINNAAVVDDDKDSAVINKEAVVDVDQNKDASAVDGLEMNKEAVVDDDQNKDAAAVDDYDSELLDELKQWLKLEDEDKINLVLFHAGRELFNRMLRPQNWLHDHQVKEK, encoded by the exons ATGATCGAGGAAAAACATACATGCCCAAGGATATTACTTTTTATAGCCTCCAGAAGCAACACCAACACTAGCCAAGAGGTATCCAATGCCCTTTTCAAATGCAATGTCTTTAACAAGATTCATGAGTCTGAGGAGGAGAAGACGAACTACTGTGGGGATGAATTTGAAGAAATGGGAGATTACATTTATGATGATTTATTTGAGGTGGATGGtaggaagagaaagaatgaagatggTACTCCCAAACAAACGCTCAAGAGGAGAAAACCAATTAAAAGGACAACAATTAAGAGGACCGAGAAGTCATTTAGTGATGAATCTAGCGAAGACAACTCTCGGTCTACTACTCGTGAATCAAGCCATGTCCCTTCAGCAACGAATCCTCAAAAGAAAGAAGACAGTTCTCCTACTAGGCAAGACAAGTTTGATGACAAGTTTGACAATCCGGTGACTAAAGCCCAGAATGATGACAAGTTTGATGAGCTTACAAAGGATGTGAAGGAGTTGACAAGGGATGTGAAGGAGCTGAAAACTGAAATGAAGGTAGTGAAAGAGGATCAACGGGTTATGTTCAATCACATAATCCAATTATTGGgtgaaataaaacaacaaaagaatGATGTTGCTGCTGATGATGATTTAGTGGAGAAGGATTTGGAAATCAACAAAGATGTTGCTGATgagaatgatgat AATGATGTTGCCGATGGATTGGAGATGATAAACAATGATGATGTTGGGTTGGAGGATGCtgctgttgatggtttggagatgaTAAACAATGctgctgttgttgatgatgacaaAGATTCtgctgtt atcaacaaagaagctGTTGTTGATGTTGATCAAAACAAAGATGCTTCTGCTGTTGATGGTTTAGAGATGAACAAAGAagctgttgttgatgatgatcaaaACAAAGATGCTGCTGCTGTTGATG ATTATGATAGTGAACTGTTGGATGAGTTGAAACAATGGCTGAAGCTGGAGGATGAAGACAAGATAAATCTGGTTCTTTTCCATGCTGGTCGAGAATTGTTTAACAGAATGTTGAGGCCTCAGAATTGGCTACATGATCAC CAGGTTAAAGAGAAATAG
- the LOC124944601 gene encoding uncharacterized protein LOC124944601 — MAYAETCYPVFQHNEAWDIPEHIKKRVCLKPPVKIKKGRPTTKRRSSQGEVRKERRRCGSCGGLGHNRATCSAVMPAPSTARPSQSSAQSTQPSQSSAQSLA; from the coding sequence ATGGcttatgcggagacatgttatccagtTTTTCAACATAATGAAGCTTGGGACATTCCCGAACATATCAAGAAACGAGTCTGCCTAAAACCCCCCGTGAAGATTAAGAAAGGACGACCAACAACAAAACGTAGATCATCACAAGGTGAGGTTCGTAAAGAACGGAGACGGTGCGGCTCATGTGGCGGTCTAGGTCATAACAGAGCAACATGCtcagcagtgatgcctgcaccatctactgcaagacCTTCACAATCAAGTGCCCAATCTACACAACCTTCACAATCAAGTGCCCAATCTTTGGCATGA
- the LOC124945005 gene encoding 3-hydroxyisobutyryl-CoA hydrolase-like protein 5: MAQEIVYPEEEVVLTKEIDHVRSIVLNRPNQLNVISSKVVSTLAECLEKWERDSSVELVIIKGVGRAFSAGGDLKMFYNGRNLKDSCLEVVYRMYWLCYHIHSFKKTQVALVHGIAMGGGASLMVPMKFSVVTEKTVFSTPEASIGFHTDCGFSYMLSHLPGHIGEYLGLTGARLNGKELVSVGLATYFVPSEKLSELEKCLVSLNSGDESAVKSTIVKFSENVQIDEASILNKLSIINECFCKDTVEDIIKSCETEASKEGSEWIGSVVKGLKRASPTGLKITLRSIREGRKQKLSDCLKKEFRLTMNILRTTISGDVYEGIRALTIDKDNSPKWDPPSLAKVDEEKIDAVFQPFEKEQELHVPDNEEHRWEGKYENSVYAEKKATN; this comes from the exons ATGGCTCAAGAAATTGTATACCCAGAAGAAGAG GTTGTTCTCACTAAGGAAATTGATCATGTGAGGTCCATTGTCTTGAATCGACCTAATCAATTGAATGTCATTTCATCAAAAGTG GTTTCTACTCTAGCTGAATGTTTGGAAAAATGGGAGAGAGACAGCAGTGTGGAGCTTGTGATAATCAAG GGAGTTGGTCGTGCCTTTTCTGCTGGAGGTGACTTAAAGATGTTTTACAATGGCAGAAATTTAA AGGATTCCTGCCTTGAGGTGGTGTATAGAATGTATTGGCTGTGCTATCATATCCATTCATTTAAGAAGACCCAG GTTGCACTTGTTCATGGAATTGCAATGGGTGGAGGAGCATCTTTGATGGTTCCAATGAAGTTTTCAGTTGTGACTGAAAAGACT GTATTTTCTACGCCTGAAGCGAGTATTGGGTTTCACACGGATTGTGGATTCTCATACATGCTCTCTCATCTCCCTGGCCATATCG GGGAATATCTGGGTCTAACTGGAGCTAGACTGAATGGAAAGGAATTGGTTTCAGTTGGACTGGCAACTTATTTTGTCCCTTCCGAG AAATTGTCAGAGCTGGAAAAATGCTTGGTAAGCTTAAATTCTGGTGATGAGTCTGCTGTCAAATCTACTATTGTGAAGTTCTCAGAAAATGTTCAGATTGATGAAGCAAGTATTTTAAACAA GCTGTCAATAATTAATGAGTGTTTCTGTAAGGACACAGTGGaagatattataaaatcttGT GAAACTGAAGCTAGCAAAGAAGGAAGTGAATGGATTGGTTCAGTTGTCAAGGGCTTAAAGAGAGCATCACCTACAGGATTGAAGATAACTCTAAGATCA ATTCGCGAAGGAAGGAAGCAGAAACTGTCTGATTGTCTGAAGAAGGAGTTCAGGCTGACAATGAACATTCTAAGAACCACAATATCTGGTGATGTCTACGAG GGTATTCGAGCTCTTACAATTGACAAGGATAATTCTCCAAAG TGGGATCCTCCTAGCCTTGCTAAAGTGGATGAGGAGAAAATAGATGCTGTCTTTCAGCCATTTGAGAAGGAGCAGGAGCTTCATGTTCCTGACAATGAGGAGCACAG GTGGGAAGGAAAGTACGAGAATTCAGTCTATGCAGAAAAAAAAGCAACCAATTGA